A window of Solea senegalensis isolate Sse05_10M linkage group LG20, IFAPA_SoseM_1, whole genome shotgun sequence contains these coding sequences:
- the azin1b gene encoding antizyme inhibitor 1b, which produces MKGLADKPNYIIELLEGGVTLEDVIDGHIWEQALVEKSAFVVGDLGALMRQHACWQSIVPQLQPYYPVKSNSSPAVFQVLASLGLGFVCTNKAEMNLALEHGVLPENIILSGVCKQVAHIKHAAKNNILYLVCENEAELSKISRLHPSAKLLLQLTTEAHAAETSMAFGSSLKSCRHLLEAAKEQGVQVVGVTFHIPSSCQDLQQAYTHALSNARCVFDMGLDLGFNLNILDIGGGFTGSEFQLKQVESAVRPLLDAYFPPLSGVQVLAQPGNFYVASAFSLAVSVIGKKVVTHHWDSLAQGENNEDTEFLYHMNEGVYGPFSRKLLGNSIAAPSLHKHVLCSEETVYPSSLWGPSLDDLDQVVERCLLPELSVGDWLLFSNMGACNLEECTFLSGSPQLPVYYTVSTSDWYEMQEAGVALDSAMKNFSMVHYSA; this is translated from the exons ATGAAAGGACTTGCTGACAAACCCAACTACATCATTGAACTTCTGGAGGGAGGAGTGACCCTTGAAGATGTTATTGACGGACACATTTGGGAGCAGGCATTG GTGGAGAAAAGTGCATTTGTAGTGGGTGACCTTGGTGCACTGATGCGACAGCATGCCTGCTGGCAGAGCATTGTGCCACAGCTGCAGCCCTACTACCCAGTCAAGTCCAACAGCAGCCCTGCTGTCTTCCAGGTGCTGGCGTCCTTAGGCTTGGGTTTCGTTTGCACCAACAAG GCTGAAATGAACCTGGCTCTGGAGCATGGAGTACTACCTGAAAATATCATTCTGTCAGGAGTCTGCAAGCAGGTGGCCCACATCAAACATGCTGCCAAGAACAACATCCTGTAtcttgtgtgtgaaaatgaggCAGAGTTGTCCAAGATTTCCCGTCTGCATCCTAGTGCAAA GTTGCTGCTGCAGTTGACCACTGAGGCCCATGCAGCTGAGACCAGCATGGCCTTCGGCTCCTCTCTGAAGAGCTgtcgccatctgctggaggcaGCCAAGGAGCAGGGAGTCCAGGTGGTGGGGGTGACCTTTCACATTCCCAGCTCCTGTCAGGATTTACAACAGGCTTACACCCATGCGCTGTCAAATGCTCGCTGTGTGTTTGACATGGGG cTGGACCTTGGCTTTAACTTGAACATCTTGGACATTGGTGGTGGATTTACTGGCTCTGAGTTTCAGCTCAAACAG GTGGAGTCTGCAGTCAGGCCCCTGCTGGATGCGTACTTTCCTCCACTGTCAGGTGTGCAAGTGTTGGCTCAGCCTGGCAACTTCTATGTGGCTTCAGCATTCAGCCTAGCTGTCAGTGTGATTGGCAAAAAGGTTGTGACGCATCACTGGGACAGTCTAGCTCAAG GTGAGAACAATGAGGATACAGAGTTCCTGTACCACATGAATGAGGGTGTTTATGGTCCATTCAGCCGCAAGCTTCTGGGAAACTCCATCGCTGCCCCATCACTGCACAAG CATGTGCTGTGTTCTGAAGAGACGGTGTATCCCAGCAGCCTTTGGGGCCCGTCACTGGACGACTTGGACCAGGTGGTGGAGCGCTGCCTTTTGCCTGAGCTCAGTGTGGGAGACTGGCTTCTCTTCTCCAATATGGGAGCATGTAACCTGGAGGAGTGCACCTTCCTCTCTGGCTCTCCACAGTTGCCCGTTTACTACACTGTGTCCACCTCTGACTG GTACGAAATGCAGGAGGCCGGTGTGGCACTGGACAGTGCCATGAAGAATTTCTCCATGGTCCATTACAGTGCGTAA
- the adnp2b gene encoding activity-dependent neuroprotector homeobox protein 2b, whose product MYQLPVGNVEKIRKARKAVKNVLSEFGLEDCQKLLKDLNKNDEDEEDKDKAFQETEWFDFTNGYDTRQQKKQKRWPYRSRALCCSMCKYSSQNIYNFRNHNSRCHRYLQGFCALTVCAECLFVGHPKVVRKHMLLFHSKSNTHVQIPRDTSLPTHRGNERYQCRRCGLPNSSIFAMKKHIILKHLNSLAEQFIGYRLTHQGATTAKVYCCKVCKVNIGNLDQMLHHMLVEPSHYTVSTQVQGLIHENKNYTIKPTPNGNGLFVTFPSIAPKPQHAQIINGKPLVIPNNGQATGTVVALQQLQGATNSATLICAPGTNQAFLPPQASALVQLASAEAKGLLQPGATIALRSTLSQGTSIVQLPTGSNVSLNQASLALAPATLQSQQTPQAQQLLVPSGIQASVAAGTVAVANPAMVTQNITHQFPLQGTMLTSQSLLNHLIPTGNRVNGMPTYTFAPMQVAAPTSQSTGTPLKAVEQKKNSIPQTKKWITCPLCNELFPSNVFDIHTEVAHQTKSATSKSESVAARASFLKKMPDKTVKCLACKTLLSEKSVFQHLLHGLSCLNCSALFFSIKQLVEHVRQHSPSNKSNCDFLRQKYRVYSKGDGGILFPHFDVQTTAPKEVLGDCEVNLALVTRAFDLIYFKVQPSNQQEICPAPVKLNGAYCPFCDERFQNESKHLQHLRQKHFVAPTIHAILRTEAFKCIYCNGVYTGKVTQQAVMLHIQRCRCSPKPPQPPPKPPVAAPAPAQQPPKPAQQLIQPSGLYFVQVPQGMTLKQSLTPVRAIQPAPKAQESDAEIQSKKRLEAALRKVIEDNKREREQKAVMRRKREQAKLMPPPKPEVLVNPVVKLALEPTPAVLRDIDERRAFISKYFNRNPYASKPETEKLCKRLNMSKSDLLTHFSKRRSKCMKSLKRNRINVLLGFSMNEMSKLKHNLLIPQLQPAELTEKQQQQQPVDATVQLEKSEEAPEPMDESVSEQVTDKVEQME is encoded by the exons ATGTATCAACTCCCGGTGGGAAATGTTGAGAAGATCAGAAAGGCACGCAAGGCGGTGAAAAATGTCCTTAGTGAGTTTGGTCTGGAAGATTGTCAAAAACTGCTGAAG GATCTCAATAAAAATGACGAGGATGaagaagataaagataaagCCTTTCAGGAAACGGAGTGGTTTGATTTTACAAATGGATATGACACAAGACagcagaaaaagcagaaaagg TGGCCTTATCGGTCCCGGGCTCTGTGCTGCAGCATGTGCAAGTACTCTTCACAAAACATCTACAACTTCAGGAATCACAACTCTCGCTGCCATAGGTATCTTCAGGGTTTCTGTGCCCTGACAGTCTGTGCTGAGTGCCTTTTTGTCGGCCACCCCAAGGTTGTCAGGAAGCACATGCTGCTCTTTCATTCCAAATCCAACACCCATGTACAAATACCACGGGATACATCGTTACCCACCCATCGTGGAAATGAGAGGTATCAGTGTCGAAGATGTGGATTACCAAACTCTTCTATCTTTGCAATGAAGAAGCACATTATTCTCAAGCACCTGAACAGTTTGGCAGAACAGTTTATAGGTTACAGATTAACTCATCAAGGAGCTACTACTGCAAAGGTCTACTGCTGCAAAGTGTGTAAGGTAAACATAGGAAATCTGGACCAAATGTTGCATCACATGCTGGTTGAGCCATCCCACTATACAGTCAGCACACAGGTGCAGGGCCTGATTCACGAGAACAAGAACTACACCATCAAACCAACACCTAATGGAAACGGTTTGTTTGTGACATTCCCAAGTATTGCTCCGAAACCACAGCATGCTCAGATAATCAACGGTAAGCCTTTGGTGATACCCAACAATGGCCAGGCTACTGGGACGGTAGTGGCTTTACAGCAATTACAAGGAGCTACAAACAGTGCTACTCTGATATGTGCCCCTGGTACCAACCAAGCTTTTCTGCCCCCTCAAGCATCAGCGCTAGTACAGCTGGCTAGCGCTGAGGCTAAAGGTTTGCTCCAGCCTGGTGCCACAATAGCGCTGCGAAGTACTTTATCCCAAGGAACATCTATAGTCCAACTTCCCACTGGGTCGAATGTGTCTCTGAATCAGGCATCACTGGCTCTGGCTCCTGCTACACTTCAATCACAACAGACCCCACAAGCACAGCAACTCCTTGTACCATCAGGGATACAGGCCAGTGTGGCAGCTGGAACTGTGGCTGTAGCAAATCCTGCTATGGTCACACAAAATATAACACATCAATTCCCCCTACAAGGTACCATGCTGACTTCACAGTCTCTGCTGAATCACTTGATTCCAACTGGCAACAGGGTGAATGGCATGCCCACATACACGTTTGCTCCAATGCAAGTAGCAGCACCTACCTCTCAGAGCACAGGTACCCCTCTCAAAGCtgtggagcaaaagaaaaactcCATACCACAAACGAAGAAATGGATTACCTGTCCTCTCTGCAATGAACTTTTCCCTTCCAATGTGTTTGACATACATACAGAGGTTGCCCATCAGACAAAATCCGCTACATCCAAGTCAGAAAGTGTGGCAGCACGGGCATCATTCTTGAAGAAAATGCCTGACAAAACGGTCAAATGTCTAGCATGCAAAACTCTCCTGTCAGAAAAAAGCGTCTTCCAACACTTGCTGCATGGCCTGAGTTGCTTGAACTGCTCAGCATTGTTCTTTTCAATCAAACAGTTAGTTGAACATGTAAGGCAGCACAGTCCctcaaacaagtcaaactgtGATTTCCTAAGGCAGAAGTACAGGGTCTACTCAAAAGGTGATGGTGGAATTTTATTCCCTCACTTTGATGTCCAAACTACTGCACCAAAAGAGGTGCTCGGAGACTGTGAGGTCAATCTTGCCCTGGTTACACGTGCATTCGATCTGATCTACTTCAAAGTACAGCCAAGCAACCAGCAAGAAATCTGTCCGGCACCTGTAAAACTCAACGGTGCGTACTGCCCTTTCTGTGATGAAAGGTTTCAGAATGAGTCCAAGCACCTTCAGCATTTGAGACAGAAACACTTTGTAGCACCCACCATTCATGCCATCCTCAGGACGGAGGCTTTCAAGTGCATATATTGTAACGGAGTGTACACAGGAAAGGTCACCCAGCAGGCTGTAATGCTCCACATTCAACGATGCCGCTGTTCACCAAAACCACCACAGCCGCCACCCAAACCTCCTGTGGCAGCACCAGCGCCAGCTCAGCAGCCTCCAAAACCAGCTCAGCAGCTCATTCAACCATCCGGACTCTATTTTGTCCAAGTACCACAGGGGATGACCCTGAAACAGTCTTTAACTCCAGTCCGTGCAATTCAGCCCGCACCCAAAGCTCAAGAATCGGATGCAGAAATTCAGTCGAAGAAGAGGCTGGAGGCTGCACTGAGAAAAGTCATTGAGGACAACAAACGAGAACGAGAACAAAAAGCAGTCATGCGCAGGAAGCGAGAACAGGCAAAGTTGATGCCGCCACCGAAGCCCGAAGTTCTGGTCAACCCTGTAGTGAAGCTAGCTTTAGAGCCCACACCAGCCGTGCTGCGTGACATTGATGAGCGCAGAGCTTTTATTTCTAAATACTTCAACCGGAACCCGTACGCAAGCAAACCTGAGACTGAAAAACTGTGCAAGAGGCTGAATATGAGCAAATCAGATTTGCTAACCCACTTTAGCAAGAGGCGCAGCAAGTGCATGAAAAGCCTCAAGAGGAACAGGATTAATGTTCTCCTCGGCTTCAGTATGAACGAAATGAGCAAACTTAAGCACAATCTCCTGATCCCACAACTGCAGCCTGCAGAGCtcacagagaagcagcagcagcagcagcctgtcgATGCCACAGTGCAGCTGGAAAAAAGTGAAGAAGCACCTGAACCTAtggatgaaagtgtgagtgagcaAGTCACCGACAAAGTGGAGCAGATGGAATGA